One segment of Streptomyces bathyalis DNA contains the following:
- a CDS encoding arginase family protein gives MRLIGVPFNSAGRSDGVARAPRALREAGLIDVPPGGLRDAGDVDVGVLDPGRDARSGLISPGSLETTIASVHKAVADGLRAGDRPLVLGGDCPVLLGALSGAAEAAGDVGLLFVDGHEDAWPPDRSTTGEAADCELGLLLGLHRENLPQSLVRLLPTLAPDAVVALGPRDAGELAAYGIPSVAGRIRMRTGADLAWQPGAAAAYARESTEQLHRRTGNWWLHIDLDVLSTDALPAVDYPQPGGLTWPELELLTTTALGATGCVGITLCIYNPDLDSGRHHARRIADFARLLMS, from the coding sequence ATGAGACTCATCGGCGTTCCCTTCAACTCGGCCGGCCGGTCCGACGGCGTCGCCCGGGCGCCGCGAGCCCTTCGCGAGGCCGGGCTGATCGACGTGCCGCCCGGTGGCCTCCGCGATGCCGGTGACGTGGACGTCGGCGTGCTCGACCCTGGCCGTGACGCCCGCTCCGGGCTGATCTCGCCCGGCAGCCTGGAGACGACGATCGCCTCGGTGCACAAGGCGGTCGCCGACGGCCTCCGCGCAGGCGACCGTCCGCTCGTGCTCGGAGGCGACTGCCCCGTCCTTCTCGGCGCTCTGAGCGGCGCGGCCGAAGCAGCAGGAGACGTCGGCCTGCTGTTCGTCGACGGCCACGAGGATGCGTGGCCTCCGGACCGCAGCACCACGGGCGAAGCCGCCGACTGCGAACTCGGCCTCCTGCTGGGGCTGCACCGCGAGAACCTCCCGCAGTCGCTGGTGCGGTTGCTGCCCACCCTCGCCCCCGACGCCGTCGTCGCGCTGGGGCCCCGCGATGCGGGCGAACTCGCGGCGTACGGGATCCCGTCGGTGGCGGGGAGGATCCGCATGCGTACCGGCGCCGATCTCGCCTGGCAGCCCGGCGCGGCGGCAGCGTACGCGCGCGAGAGCACCGAGCAGCTGCACCGCCGGACCGGCAACTGGTGGCTGCACATCGACCTCGACGTGCTCTCCACCGACGCTCTGCCCGCCGTCGACTACCCGCAGCCGGGCGGTCTGACCTGGCCGGAGCTGGAACTCCTGACAACCACGGCGCTGGGCGCCACCGGTTGTGTGGGGATCACCCTGTGCATCTACAACCCGGATCTCGACTCCGGCCGGCACCACGCGCGCCGCATCGCGGACTTCGCCCGCCTCCTGATGAGTTGA
- a CDS encoding lysophospholipid acyltransferase family protein, protein MNPWEVASPCTQRCVTRPTGNEQAYARTRRVPAASVLRRYASLTAALGSALAAGTRIADPSVLQRHARCVLGALGIGLDATGPLRVPGTAAGTLIVANHVSWLDVIAVLAVEPVPLIAKQEVSGWPVVGPLTRRTGNRFINRDAPRELPRFVGELAAHLRDGGSVMVFPQATTWCTAPGGPFRRAMFEAALRAAAPVRPAAIDYARDGTRSTAAAYVGGDSLAASLLRVAGTDGLAVRVRPCRTLWPHGHDRRSLAAAAHAAVSDAVSAPVLAPRTGVFRTARPPEATVPPQLRAHA, encoded by the coding sequence GTGAACCCCTGGGAAGTCGCCTCCCCTTGCACGCAGCGGTGCGTCACCCGGCCCACCGGGAACGAGCAGGCGTATGCCCGCACCCGGCGTGTGCCCGCGGCGTCCGTGCTGCGGCGTTACGCGTCGCTCACCGCCGCCCTGGGCAGCGCGCTGGCAGCCGGAACGCGGATCGCCGACCCGTCAGTGCTCCAGCGTCACGCCCGCTGCGTGCTCGGCGCACTCGGCATCGGACTGGACGCGACGGGGCCGCTGAGGGTGCCGGGCACGGCCGCAGGCACGTTGATCGTCGCGAACCACGTGTCCTGGCTCGACGTCATCGCGGTGTTGGCCGTCGAGCCCGTGCCGCTGATCGCCAAGCAGGAGGTCTCCGGCTGGCCGGTCGTCGGGCCACTGACCCGCAGGACGGGCAACCGCTTCATCAACCGCGATGCGCCACGCGAACTTCCGCGGTTCGTGGGCGAGTTGGCCGCACATCTGCGCGACGGCGGCTCGGTGATGGTCTTCCCGCAGGCGACCACCTGGTGCACCGCGCCCGGCGGGCCCTTCCGGCGCGCGATGTTCGAGGCGGCGCTCCGGGCGGCAGCGCCGGTGCGGCCCGCCGCCATCGACTACGCACGGGACGGCACGCGGAGCACGGCGGCGGCCTACGTCGGCGGGGACAGCCTCGCGGCTTCGCTCCTCAGGGTGGCCGGAACCGACGGGCTCGCCGTGCGCGTACGTCCGTGCCGGACGCTGTGGCCCCACGGCCACGACCGGCGTTCACTCGCCGCGGCCGCGCATGCGGCGGTGTCCGACGCCGTGAGTGCCCCGGTGCTTGCGCCGCGCACAGGGGTCTTCCGCACGGCACGTCCACCGGAGGCCACGGTGCCCCCGCAGCTGCGTGCCCACGCCTGA
- a CDS encoding GNAT family N-acetyltransferase, with protein MPTASSVTTDPGTYATSIAGSEAEIRAAQRLRHRIFAEEKGARLRSPLPGHDVDGFDEAADHLIVTSRAEGEVVGTYRLMPPGRSERLYSESEFDLRCLPVDVRSSMVEAGRACVHPDHRSGAVINAMWGGLARYMLLSGHRYLAGCGSVPLDDGGQSAADAWLLGTTKHAAPAELRVHPHDPWHPRQPLTAMPDYASLPALLRGYLRIGAWVCGAPAHDRDFGVADFFVLLDMEQLNERYRRYFLGQGR; from the coding sequence ATGCCCACTGCATCCAGCGTAACGACCGACCCCGGTACGTACGCCACCTCCATAGCCGGGTCGGAGGCGGAGATACGCGCCGCCCAGCGGCTCCGTCACCGGATCTTCGCCGAGGAGAAAGGTGCTCGGCTGCGTTCACCCCTGCCCGGGCACGACGTGGACGGCTTCGACGAGGCGGCGGATCACCTCATCGTCACATCCCGGGCCGAAGGCGAAGTCGTCGGCACGTACCGGCTCATGCCGCCCGGGAGGAGTGAACGCCTCTACTCGGAGTCCGAGTTCGATCTGCGCTGCCTCCCCGTCGACGTCAGGTCGTCGATGGTCGAGGCGGGCCGCGCCTGCGTGCACCCCGATCACCGCTCGGGTGCGGTGATCAACGCCATGTGGGGCGGGCTCGCGCGCTACATGCTGTTGTCCGGACACCGCTATCTGGCCGGCTGCGGATCCGTACCGCTGGACGACGGCGGCCAGTCCGCGGCCGACGCCTGGCTGCTGGGCACCACCAAGCATGCCGCCCCGGCCGAACTGCGCGTACATCCGCACGACCCGTGGCACCCGCGGCAGCCGCTGACGGCAATGCCGGACTACGCCTCGCTCCCCGCGCTGCTCCGCGGGTATCTGCGGATCGGCGCCTGGGTGTGCGGGGCACCCGCCCACGACAGGGACTTCGGTGTCGCCGACTTCTTCGTCCTGCTCGACATGGAGCAGCTGAACGAACGCTACCGGCGCTACTTCCTGGGCCAGGGCCGGTGA